One window of the Rhizorhabdus dicambivorans genome contains the following:
- a CDS encoding ABC transporter permease: MNRTGVLIFEMAMRHLLARRRQTVVAVLGVAVGVGFFLAVSAMMVGSQRDFIDRLIDAAPHIIVSDELRSAPPQPGLVAYRAGAVRLRGYRTRNEARGLRGWQLILDVARATPGAIASPSLTGGVTLRLGGRQEALAIVGIEPDLEARISTISERLRVGRLNDLESAQGGLIIGEELAVRLGLNPGDVVAATASTGSTRRLRIVGLFKRGQAGLTDQAGYMLLREAQSLLGRPFIVNRIGIRLADADQAEHVANILERRFGYKAESWQARSADLLSLLVTRNVIMYSVVGAILLVASFGIYTAVSNSVIDKRRDIAILRAIGFSTADLQFLFVIEGLLLATAGVLLGWLLGYGLMSLLGSLRFPIAGDPEHLPLDRGMRQYLIAAGASLLAAMVAAWLPARKTAKVDPVDILRGAA; the protein is encoded by the coding sequence ATGAACCGGACGGGCGTGCTGATTTTCGAAATGGCGATGCGGCACCTGCTCGCGCGCCGTCGGCAGACGGTCGTGGCAGTGCTGGGTGTTGCCGTCGGCGTCGGCTTTTTCCTCGCCGTCTCGGCCATGATGGTCGGAAGCCAGCGCGACTTCATCGACCGGCTCATCGACGCCGCGCCTCACATCATTGTCTCCGACGAACTTCGATCGGCCCCTCCCCAGCCGGGTCTCGTCGCCTATCGGGCTGGCGCGGTGCGGTTGCGCGGTTACAGGACGCGCAATGAGGCCCGCGGGCTGCGTGGCTGGCAGCTCATTCTCGATGTCGCCCGCGCGACGCCCGGCGCCATCGCATCGCCGAGCCTGACCGGAGGGGTGACTCTGCGGCTGGGCGGGCGCCAGGAAGCGCTTGCGATCGTGGGCATCGAACCCGATCTCGAAGCGCGGATCAGCACGATTTCCGAACGGCTGCGCGTGGGACGGCTGAACGATCTCGAGTCGGCGCAGGGCGGGCTGATCATCGGGGAGGAACTCGCAGTCCGCCTTGGCCTGAATCCAGGCGATGTCGTCGCGGCGACCGCCTCGACGGGGAGCACGCGCCGGTTGCGCATCGTCGGCCTCTTCAAACGCGGTCAGGCGGGATTGACCGACCAGGCAGGCTATATGCTGTTGCGCGAAGCCCAGTCGCTGCTGGGCCGTCCCTTCATCGTCAATCGGATCGGAATCCGACTTGCCGATGCCGACCAGGCCGAGCACGTCGCCAACATCCTCGAGAGGCGGTTCGGATACAAGGCCGAGAGCTGGCAAGCGCGCTCGGCCGATCTGCTATCGCTTCTCGTGACCCGCAATGTGATCATGTACAGTGTCGTCGGCGCCATTCTCCTGGTTGCAAGCTTCGGCATCTACACTGCGGTCTCGAACAGCGTCATCGACAAGCGTCGCGACATCGCAATCCTGCGTGCGATCGGCTTTTCAACCGCCGATCTCCAGTTCCTCTTCGTGATCGAAGGGCTGCTTCTGGCGACCGCAGGCGTCCTGCTCGGCTGGCTGCTCGGCTATGGGTTGATGAGCCTGTTGGGCTCGCTGCGCTTTCCGATCGCCGGGGATCCCGAGCATCTGCCGCTCGACCGAGGCATGCGGCAATATTTGATCGCCGCCGGTGCATCGCTGCTCGCGGCCATGGTGGCAGCCTGGCTTCCCGCCCGCAAGACCGCGAAAGTCGACCCGGTCGATATCCTGCGGGGGGCGGCATGA
- a CDS encoding GNAT family N-acetyltransferase — MTRLDLDCPRECLPLQDWSASLVTHSGQCLLVRPVRDDDRGRLERFLRHVSAEDRRFRFLGETSVCRADQLAAMIDVDHVSTEHFIGCLPHSDSIIASALVTADRDHGVAGVAILIDRRHKNRGFGFALLAHVARFARAHGYKRLISVESAHNSGALAVEQDMGFAVTPMPGGRSLVLVEAEL, encoded by the coding sequence ATGACCCGGCTCGACCTCGACTGCCCTCGCGAATGCCTTCCTCTTCAGGACTGGAGCGCCAGCCTTGTTACCCACTCGGGCCAATGTCTCCTGGTCCGTCCCGTCCGCGATGACGATCGTGGGCGGCTGGAGCGCTTCCTGAGACATGTGAGCGCCGAGGATCGGCGGTTCCGCTTCTTGGGCGAAACATCGGTCTGCCGGGCCGACCAGCTCGCCGCGATGATCGATGTCGACCATGTGTCGACCGAGCATTTCATAGGTTGCCTGCCCCACTCGGACAGCATCATCGCATCGGCGCTCGTCACTGCCGATCGCGATCATGGCGTGGCCGGCGTGGCGATCCTCATCGACCGCCGCCACAAGAATCGCGGCTTCGGCTTCGCATTGCTCGCCCATGTCGCGCGTTTCGCGCGAGCGCACGGATATAAGCGGCTGATCTCGGTCGAGAGCGCCCACAACAGCGGCGCGCTAGCGGTGGAGCAAGATATGGGATTCGCGGTCACCCCGATGCCGGGGGGCAGGAGCCTCGTCCTCGTCGAAGCCGAACTTTGA
- a CDS encoding efflux RND transporter periplasmic adaptor subunit, with amino-acid sequence MQRRSALAALGIGLTVALAAAALWWWHDRPLNVVLISPERGSAVELVYATGFVEPLAPVVISSRMTAPVAQVLVDEGDRVHRGDALLILDDRDLRGSLDEVRAHAAQAILAEARAQTLYRQGWITRAAFDLAAANGRAARAATEGARARLDQAVIRSTIEGIVTRRDVEAGNLATPGQILMTIGDPSRVRITATVDERDIGRISSGQLAWISNDSWGDHRVAARVSALTPSGDPDQRAFRVRLSPGGRLLPIGMSVEVNIVTRQRDHALLLPTSAVAGTFAWISRAGRATRRRLLLGIIGSDKVEIIDGLEADDRVIDRPPPELTEGRRLRAAR; translated from the coding sequence ATGCAGCGACGGTCCGCCCTTGCGGCGCTGGGAATCGGCCTGACCGTCGCGCTCGCAGCGGCCGCCCTGTGGTGGTGGCATGATCGGCCGCTGAACGTCGTTCTCATTTCACCCGAGCGAGGATCGGCGGTCGAACTCGTCTACGCGACGGGCTTCGTCGAACCACTGGCACCGGTCGTGATCTCATCGCGGATGACGGCACCGGTCGCGCAGGTCCTCGTCGATGAGGGCGACCGCGTTCACCGCGGGGATGCCTTGCTGATTCTCGATGACCGCGACCTGCGCGGTTCCCTGGACGAAGTCCGGGCGCACGCCGCCCAGGCGATCCTCGCCGAAGCGCGCGCTCAGACGCTGTATCGGCAAGGCTGGATAACCCGAGCCGCCTTCGATCTTGCCGCGGCCAATGGCCGCGCCGCGCGCGCCGCGACCGAGGGCGCCCGGGCTCGCCTCGATCAGGCGGTGATCCGCTCGACGATCGAGGGGATCGTGACCCGGCGCGATGTCGAAGCGGGCAATTTGGCGACGCCCGGACAGATATTGATGACCATCGGCGATCCCTCCCGCGTCCGGATTACCGCCACTGTCGACGAACGCGACATCGGTCGGATTTCGTCAGGCCAGCTGGCGTGGATATCCAATGACAGCTGGGGCGATCACCGGGTAGCAGCGCGGGTCAGCGCCCTGACCCCTAGCGGCGATCCGGACCAGCGCGCCTTTCGCGTGCGGTTGTCGCCAGGCGGCCGCCTCCTGCCGATCGGCATGTCGGTCGAGGTCAACATTGTGACCCGCCAGCGCGATCACGCGCTTCTTCTGCCCACGAGCGCGGTGGCCGGCACCTTCGCATGGATCTCCCGCGCCGGCCGCGCCACGCGGCGCCGACTCCTCCTCGGCATCATCGGCTCGGACAAAGTGGAGATCATCGATGGGCTCGAAGCCGACGACCGGGTGATCGACCGGCCGCCGCCCGAATTGACCGAAGGGCGACGGCTGCGAGCCGCTAGATGA
- a CDS encoding efflux RND transporter permease subunit, with protein sequence MNLGLSGWLTRASISSPLTPLFLMAAIAVGMLAIFSIPREEEPQISVPMVDIQVMAPGLTAPDAVELVGIPLETIVKSVDGVEHVYTQAEDDGVMVTARFLVGSDPEDAATRIEEKLRANWGRIPVGIPDPKVTVRGINDVPMVVLTLSPKPGAPGQWNDQALYDLATKLRTEIAKVDDVGLTFIAGGRPNEIRIAPDPAKLSQYGVPLGSVIEAASQANRSFPAGTIREGGKAVSVTAGRTLSSAREVGLLTVRSASGVPIYLRDVAQVDQGPRENQSRAWRWTRTGDRWDSAPAVSIAIAKRSGANAVVVSDSILKRVEGLKGKLVPDGVDVAVTRNYGETANEKANELLFHLALATISIVMLIGFAIGWREAAVTAIVIPTTILLTMFASYAMGYTINRVSLFALIFSIGILVDDAIVMIENIARHWAMPDERSRAQAAIEAVAEVGNPTVVATLTVVAALLPMLFVSGLMGPYMAPIPVNASAAMIFSFFVAVVIAPWLMIRFARAALAAGHAHDHSGGKLGRLYARVAHRVIDSRASARNFLVAVTIATFLACSMFYFKAVTVKLLPFDNKSEVQIVVDMPEGTSLEATGRVLDEASAIARTLPEATAMEAYAGTSAPFNFNGLVRHYFLRSRPEMGDIMVTLLPKGERDRSSHQIALALRDKLKVLKLLEGSSIKVVETPPGPPVLATLLAEIYGPDAATRQRTAIELEKIFKSIPYIVDVDNSFGNPRPKLRLTAQRDRIDYYGLSEHQISDSIAALMGSQTIGYAPRGDGRTPLPITIALPQSARSWTRTLASTPVAATATGHLVELGAVVDAQTEQGSPAIFRRDGRFAEMVTAELAGDYEAPIYGMLAVDRAIDSYDWAAHGLAKPLVRLNGQPEDESVTSLLWDGEWEITWVTFRDMGAAFMVALLGIYVLVVAQFRNFKLPLVILTPIPLTLVGIVIGHMLFGAPFTATSMIGFIALAGIIVRNSILLVDFIRHSRQPGKSLRDVLIEAGAIRFKPIVLTAAAAMIGAAVILTDPIFQGLALSLLFGLASSTLLTVLVIPAIYVVFRDDGLPSQNGYAVV encoded by the coding sequence ATGAACCTTGGCCTATCCGGATGGCTGACGCGCGCCTCGATCAGCTCGCCGCTGACGCCATTGTTCCTCATGGCGGCGATAGCCGTCGGCATGCTCGCTATCTTCTCGATTCCACGCGAGGAGGAGCCGCAGATCAGCGTACCGATGGTGGACATCCAGGTGATGGCGCCCGGCCTGACCGCGCCCGACGCGGTCGAGCTTGTCGGCATTCCGCTCGAGACGATCGTGAAGAGCGTCGATGGCGTCGAGCATGTCTATACGCAAGCCGAGGACGATGGCGTGATGGTCACGGCGCGCTTCCTCGTCGGCTCCGACCCGGAGGATGCGGCGACGCGGATCGAAGAGAAGCTGCGCGCCAATTGGGGCCGGATTCCGGTCGGCATTCCCGATCCCAAGGTCACCGTGCGCGGGATCAACGACGTCCCGATGGTGGTGCTCACGCTCTCGCCAAAGCCCGGCGCGCCCGGCCAGTGGAACGATCAGGCGCTGTATGACCTCGCGACAAAGTTGCGCACAGAGATCGCCAAGGTCGACGATGTCGGCCTCACCTTTATCGCAGGCGGCCGGCCCAACGAGATTAGGATCGCTCCCGATCCGGCCAAACTCAGCCAATATGGGGTCCCGCTGGGCAGCGTAATCGAGGCGGCCAGCCAGGCCAATCGCAGCTTTCCCGCCGGCACGATCCGCGAAGGCGGCAAAGCGGTGTCGGTGACGGCCGGCCGCACCTTGTCGTCCGCGCGCGAGGTCGGCCTGCTCACGGTTCGGTCCGCCAGCGGCGTGCCCATATATCTGCGCGACGTGGCCCAGGTCGACCAGGGACCACGCGAGAACCAGTCGCGTGCCTGGCGCTGGACCAGAACGGGCGACCGATGGGATAGCGCTCCGGCCGTCAGCATCGCGATCGCCAAACGGTCAGGCGCCAACGCGGTGGTCGTGTCCGACAGCATCCTGAAACGTGTCGAAGGTCTCAAGGGCAAGCTGGTCCCCGATGGCGTCGATGTCGCCGTCACCCGCAACTATGGCGAGACCGCGAACGAAAAGGCGAACGAACTGCTCTTCCACCTCGCGCTCGCGACGATCTCGATCGTCATGCTGATCGGCTTCGCGATCGGCTGGCGCGAGGCGGCGGTCACCGCGATCGTCATCCCCACGACGATCCTGCTGACGATGTTCGCCTCTTACGCCATGGGTTATACGATCAACCGGGTCAGCCTGTTCGCGCTGATCTTCTCGATCGGCATCCTCGTCGACGATGCCATCGTCATGATCGAGAATATCGCGCGTCACTGGGCGATGCCCGACGAGCGCAGCCGCGCGCAGGCGGCGATCGAGGCCGTCGCCGAAGTCGGCAATCCCACCGTGGTGGCGACGCTCACGGTCGTGGCGGCCCTGCTCCCGATGCTCTTCGTGTCGGGGCTGATGGGGCCCTATATGGCGCCGATCCCGGTCAATGCCTCGGCGGCGATGATCTTCTCCTTCTTCGTCGCGGTGGTCATCGCGCCCTGGCTGATGATCCGTTTCGCGCGCGCGGCGCTCGCGGCTGGGCATGCTCATGACCATAGCGGTGGCAAGCTGGGCAGGCTCTATGCCCGCGTCGCGCACCGTGTGATTGACAGCCGCGCTTCAGCCCGCAATTTTCTTGTCGCCGTTACCATCGCCACCTTTCTCGCCTGCTCGATGTTCTACTTTAAGGCGGTCACGGTGAAGCTGTTGCCCTTCGACAACAAGTCGGAGGTTCAGATCGTCGTCGATATGCCGGAAGGCACCAGTCTTGAAGCGACGGGCCGGGTCCTCGACGAAGCATCCGCGATCGCGCGCACCCTGCCCGAGGCGACGGCGATGGAGGCTTATGCCGGGACATCGGCGCCATTCAATTTCAATGGCCTCGTTCGCCACTATTTCCTTCGCAGCCGTCCCGAAATGGGCGACATCATGGTGACGCTGCTGCCCAAGGGCGAGCGCGATCGTTCGAGCCATCAGATCGCGCTCGCCCTTCGGGACAAGCTGAAAGTCCTGAAGCTGCTGGAGGGAAGCTCGATCAAGGTGGTGGAAACGCCCCCGGGGCCGCCGGTGCTCGCGACGCTGCTGGCCGAGATCTATGGTCCCGACGCGGCCACGCGTCAGCGCACCGCGATCGAACTCGAGAAGATCTTCAAGTCCATCCCCTATATCGTCGATGTCGACAACAGTTTCGGCAATCCGCGACCGAAGCTGCGCCTGACTGCTCAGCGCGACCGGATCGATTATTACGGGCTCTCGGAACATCAGATCTCGGATTCAATTGCCGCTCTGATGGGCAGCCAGACGATCGGATATGCACCGCGCGGCGACGGCCGAACGCCGTTGCCGATCACGATCGCCCTGCCTCAGTCGGCGCGGAGCTGGACGCGGACATTGGCCAGCACGCCGGTCGCGGCCACAGCCACTGGCCATCTCGTCGAGCTTGGGGCGGTGGTGGATGCCCAGACCGAACAGGGGAGTCCGGCGATCTTCCGGCGCGATGGGCGCTTCGCGGAGATGGTCACGGCCGAGCTCGCCGGCGACTATGAGGCTCCGATCTATGGGATGCTGGCGGTTGATCGGGCCATCGACAGCTATGACTGGGCCGCGCATGGTCTCGCCAAACCGCTAGTCCGCCTCAACGGCCAACCCGAGGACGAGTCGGTCACCTCGCTGCTCTGGGATGGCGAGTGGGAGATCACCTGGGTGACCTTCCGGGACATGGGCGCGGCGTTCATGGTCGCGCTGCTCGGCATTTACGTCCTTGTCGTCGCCCAGTTCCGCAACTTCAAGCTGCCATTGGTGATCCTGACGCCAATCCCGCTGACGCTGGTGGGCATCGTCATCGGGCATATGCTGTTCGGTGCCCCTTTCACCGCCACGTCGATGATTGGCTTCATCGCGCTTGCCGGCATCATCGTGCGAAACTCGATACTGCTCGTCGATTTCATTCGCCACAGCCGACAACCTGGTAAGTCGTTGCGCGACGTACTGATCGAGGCGGGGGCAATCCGGTTCAAGCCGATCGTGCTCACGGCGGCGGCTGCCATGATCGGGGCAGCCGTGATCCTGACCGATCCAATCTTCCAGGGGCTCGCGCTGTCCCTCTTGTTCGGGCTCGCATCCTCCACCCTACTGACTGTCCTGGTCATCCCGGCGATCTACGTCGTCTTCAGGGACGATGGGTTGCCCTCGCAGAACGGGTACGCGGTAGTATAA
- a CDS encoding PEPxxWA-CTERM sorting domain-containing protein — translation MTMIMVRCHHRPYAAIGIPTHPRSRLGQLRIVARPLAWEAGPSSCKLDCSVFTLTVRPTHFLAACALSASLIATSAHSAVIGAPAAPLSASPSRILIGTACWIEPGSDVLVPVRTARPKHRTRAARAHHATSKSAHARHGASVRRAGVRARPHRPAAPAVSLPLVRCDPFEPQLATIEPFAETMARMMEPAVADEIQIQKLIQKRKRRPRRRPPPPVAALVSAAPEPASWLMMIAGFGAIGWAVRRRPRQMARGVGPASAS, via the coding sequence ATGACGATGATCATGGTCCGATGTCATCACCGACCGTACGCCGCTATTGGTATTCCTACGCATCCGCGCTCGCGATTGGGGCAATTACGCATAGTGGCACGCCCCCTCGCATGGGAGGCAGGTCCATCATCATGTAAGTTGGATTGCTCTGTGTTCACCTTGACCGTCCGTCCCACGCACTTCCTGGCCGCCTGCGCCTTAAGCGCCTCGCTCATCGCGACAAGTGCGCACAGCGCTGTGATCGGTGCGCCGGCCGCACCTCTATCGGCCAGCCCTTCGCGCATCTTGATAGGAACGGCCTGCTGGATAGAGCCCGGCAGCGACGTGCTCGTGCCGGTCAGAACCGCGAGACCGAAGCACAGGACCAGAGCGGCGCGGGCCCACCACGCCACATCGAAGAGCGCCCACGCCCGCCATGGCGCGTCGGTTCGCCGCGCCGGCGTTCGGGCGCGGCCACATCGCCCCGCCGCTCCGGCGGTTTCGCTGCCCCTGGTCCGCTGCGATCCCTTCGAGCCACAGCTAGCAACCATCGAGCCCTTTGCCGAGACAATGGCGCGAATGATGGAGCCGGCGGTTGCCGACGAGATCCAGATCCAAAAGCTTATCCAGAAGCGGAAGCGTCGCCCGCGCCGTCGCCCGCCTCCGCCGGTCGCCGCCTTGGTTTCCGCAGCACCGGAGCCAGCCTCCTGGCTGATGATGATCGCGGGCTTCGGGGCGATCGGATGGGCGGTGCGCCGTCGTCCACGCCAGATGGCACGCGGAGTCGGACCAGCTTCCGCCAGTTGA
- a CDS encoding zinc-dependent alcohol dehydrogenase family protein yields the protein MKALVYHGRGQNSLEERPKPKIIAPTDAIVRVLHTTICGTDLHILKGDVATCAPGRILGHEGVGVIEQIGGAVAAFAPGDHVLISCISSCGRCEACRRGMYSHCEAGGWILGNSIDGTQAEYVRIPHADTSLYHIPAGADEEALVMLSDILPTGFECGVLNGKVQPGSSVAIVGSGPIGLATLLTAQFYSPADIVMIDIDDHRLEVARQFGATHVVNTMRDDAITTVRNLTGGRGVDTAIEAVGIPATFELCQELVAAGGIIANIGVHGHKADLHLERLWSQNIAITTRLVDTVSTPMLLKTVTAGRVAPQRLITHRFTLEAIPDAYDTFGRASETHALKVLVTP from the coding sequence ATGAAAGCACTTGTCTATCATGGCCGTGGGCAGAACAGCCTGGAGGAACGCCCGAAGCCAAAAATCATAGCGCCGACCGACGCCATCGTCCGCGTCCTGCACACCACGATCTGCGGAACCGATCTCCACATCCTGAAGGGCGATGTGGCGACCTGCGCGCCCGGCCGTATTCTAGGTCATGAAGGGGTCGGCGTGATCGAGCAGATCGGCGGTGCCGTCGCCGCGTTCGCGCCCGGCGATCATGTCCTGATCTCCTGCATTTCATCCTGTGGGCGGTGCGAAGCCTGTCGACGCGGAATGTACTCCCATTGCGAAGCGGGCGGCTGGATCCTCGGCAATAGTATCGACGGCACCCAGGCGGAATATGTTCGCATCCCGCATGCCGACACCAGCCTCTACCACATCCCCGCCGGCGCCGACGAGGAAGCGCTCGTCATGCTGAGCGACATCCTGCCGACCGGTTTCGAATGCGGCGTGCTGAACGGAAAAGTCCAGCCCGGCAGCAGCGTCGCGATCGTAGGTTCGGGTCCGATCGGTCTCGCGACGCTACTCACGGCCCAATTCTACTCACCCGCCGACATCGTCATGATCGACATCGACGATCATCGCCTAGAGGTGGCCAGGCAATTCGGCGCAACTCATGTCGTCAACACCATGCGGGACGATGCGATCACCACCGTTCGCAACCTTACCGGCGGCCGCGGCGTCGACACCGCAATCGAGGCGGTCGGCATCCCCGCCACGTTCGAGCTTTGTCAGGAGCTGGTCGCCGCCGGCGGGATCATCGCCAATATCGGCGTGCACGGACACAAGGCCGACCTCCACCTCGAGCGGCTCTGGTCACAGAATATCGCGATCACGACGCGGCTGGTCGATACCGTATCCACGCCCATGCTGCTGAAGACGGTGACCGCAGGACGGGTCGCCCCCCAGCGCCTCATCACTCATCGCTTCACCCTGGAGGCTATCCCGGACGCCTATGATACCTTTGGTCGGGCGTCAGAAACCCACGCGCTCAAGGTCCTCGTCACGCCATGA
- a CDS encoding HdeD family acid-resistance protein, which yields MLKTADGADHDQATLRQRSISIGGALCLLGVASCVTLFVINRLTTFEISVAMLTAGILQISHGFAAHRRGWPPFTLAASALYVVAALAVLFEPLIDMRWIELLLVGSLAMAGISRLATAARLGAKLRGWEALSGITTLGVAAILEAGLPEMSLWPLGFAIALDLVVEGAALANIGWAMRSQSGR from the coding sequence ATGCTCAAGACCGCAGATGGTGCCGATCACGACCAGGCCACCTTGCGCCAACGCTCGATTTCGATCGGTGGCGCGCTTTGCCTGCTGGGAGTCGCGAGCTGCGTGACGCTATTCGTCATCAATCGTCTCACTACCTTCGAGATCAGCGTGGCGATGCTCACAGCCGGCATCCTCCAGATCAGCCATGGCTTTGCCGCACACCGCCGCGGCTGGCCACCCTTCACCTTGGCCGCCTCGGCCCTCTACGTCGTCGCGGCGCTCGCTGTCCTTTTTGAACCGCTCATCGATATGAGGTGGATCGAGCTGCTGCTCGTGGGGTCACTCGCCATGGCCGGAATCAGCCGCCTCGCCACCGCTGCGCGGCTCGGCGCCAAATTGCGGGGATGGGAAGCCCTCTCCGGGATCACCACGCTCGGTGTCGCTGCGATTCTCGAGGCCGGCCTACCCGAAATGTCGCTCTGGCCGCTGGGCTTTGCTATCGCGCTCGATCTGGTGGTCGAAGGCGCAGCGCTCGCCAATATCGGCTGGGCCATGCGTTCGCAGAGCGGCCGGTAG
- a CDS encoding ABC transporter ATP-binding protein → MIALAATGLGRCLPGSPPVTLVADASLNIERGKFTTIVGPSGCGKSSLLYLLGLIDRPSTGTLLVDGTDVNGLDGNARARMRLERFGFVFQFHFLLPEFTALENVLLPIRRLNRLDPARALGRAHDLLALTGLAEKADKTPDRLSGGERQRVAIARALANDPTLLLGDEPTGNLDSQNSARVVEMFRTLAHEQQRAVVCVTHDPRIAEASDVRITMLDGRITAVEG, encoded by the coding sequence ATGATCGCGCTGGCAGCCACCGGGCTCGGGCGATGCCTTCCGGGATCTCCACCGGTTACCTTGGTGGCCGATGCATCGCTCAACATCGAGCGAGGCAAATTCACAACTATCGTTGGGCCGTCAGGCTGCGGCAAGTCCTCGCTGCTCTATTTGCTCGGGCTGATCGACCGCCCTAGCACCGGGACGCTGCTGGTCGACGGTACCGACGTCAACGGTCTCGATGGCAATGCCCGCGCCCGGATGCGCCTCGAGCGATTTGGCTTCGTCTTCCAGTTTCACTTCCTGTTGCCCGAGTTCACGGCGCTGGAGAATGTCCTCCTGCCGATCCGTCGTCTTAACCGGCTCGACCCCGCCCGCGCGTTGGGACGCGCCCATGACCTCCTTGCTCTGACCGGCCTGGCCGAAAAGGCTGACAAGACGCCCGATCGACTGTCGGGAGGCGAACGGCAACGCGTGGCTATCGCACGCGCTCTTGCCAACGATCCAACGCTCCTTCTCGGTGACGAGCCTACCGGCAATCTCGACAGTCAAAACTCAGCGCGGGTGGTCGAAATGTTCAGGACTCTGGCCCATGAACAACAGCGCGCGGTCGTCTGCGTGACCCATGACCCGCGGATCGCCGAGGCATCGGATGTGCGGATCACAATGCTCGATGGGCGGATCACGGCGGTCGAGGGTTGA
- a CDS encoding universal stress protein produces the protein MKNILLLVHDDAGQEARLQAALDITRALDGHLSCIDVAALPAIVGDYYSGAADAMLLADERDRESANKKAVTARLAHEDVPWDWADVTGTIAESVVAAAALADIIVLNRQLDAFPYPDMRDIASRILMHARKPVIAVPDSLERLPLDRALIAWDGQASCVATMRAAVPLLAIAKEVEIFMARDRRECTEPTEAAEYLSRHGIHAAVRIIDDGLHAADRMIAEEAERWRADYIVMGAYSHGRMMESFGGVTKRMLSKSRFPLVLGH, from the coding sequence ATGAAAAATATTCTCCTACTCGTCCATGACGATGCCGGCCAGGAAGCGCGACTGCAAGCGGCGCTCGACATCACCCGCGCACTCGACGGCCATCTGAGCTGCATCGATGTCGCGGCCCTGCCCGCCATTGTCGGAGACTATTATAGCGGTGCAGCCGATGCGATGCTCCTCGCCGACGAGCGCGATCGCGAAAGCGCCAACAAGAAAGCAGTAACGGCGCGCCTTGCGCACGAGGATGTGCCCTGGGACTGGGCGGATGTCACCGGCACGATCGCCGAAAGCGTGGTCGCGGCGGCGGCACTTGCCGACATCATCGTGCTCAACCGGCAGCTCGACGCCTTTCCCTATCCGGACATGCGCGACATCGCGAGCCGCATCCTGATGCATGCTCGCAAGCCCGTTATAGCTGTCCCCGACTCCCTAGAACGGCTGCCGCTCGACCGGGCACTGATCGCCTGGGACGGGCAGGCGTCCTGTGTCGCGACAATGCGGGCGGCGGTACCGCTGCTCGCCATCGCCAAAGAGGTCGAAATCTTCATGGCACGTGATAGGCGCGAGTGCACCGAGCCGACCGAAGCAGCCGAATATCTCTCGCGGCACGGCATCCATGCGGCGGTGCGGATCATCGACGATGGACTTCACGCGGCTGATCGCATGATTGCCGAGGAAGCCGAACGGTGGCGGGCCGACTATATCGTCATGGGTGCGTACAGCCACGGCCGGATGATGGAGAGCTTCGGCGGCGTCACGAAGCGCATGTTGTCGAAGAGCCGCTTTCCGCTGGTGCTCGGCCACTGA